CTCCCCTACCCCGAGGAATACGGCGGGGGCGGCGCCGACGTCCTCACCTGCTGCCTCGCGGGCGAGGAACTCGGCGTGGGCGACCTGGGTACCGCCGTCAACCTGGATCAAACCTGGAAGCTCCACACCATCCTCGAGAACATGGCCCCAGCCCTCAAGGAAACCTGGTTCCGCCGCTTGTGCGACGACCCCCGCTTCCTGACCGCCATCGCGATCACCGAGCCCGGCGTCGGCAGCGACCACCAGGGCTATTACGACGACCCTTCCATCGCCCTCCACACCCGGGCCGAGCGGAAAGGCGGCAAGTGGGTGATCAACGGCATGAAGCACTACATCAGCAACGGCCCCGTCGCCTCGCTCTACGTAGTGGCCGCCCGGACGGACAGGACCAAGAACCTCCGCGAAGGCCTCACTGGCTTCCTCCTCCCGCGCGATACCCCGGGCTTCACCATCGGAAAGGTCCACGAGAAGATTGGCCAGCGCCTCTCCATGAACGCCGAGCTCCTTTTCAAGGATGTCGAGGTGCCCGACGACCATGTCATTCTCGGCGAGGCGAAGATGTTCGAGATCCGGGGGCGCCTCCTCGCCTGTGGCAAGCCCGAGGCGGCGGCGAACTGCGTGGGCGTCGGCCGGGCGGCCTTCGAGAAGGCACTGGCGTACGCGAGGGAGCGCGTCCAGGGCGGCAAGCCCATCGTGGAGCATCAGGCCGTTTCCACCATGCTGGCCGACATGGCCATCGGCCTCGATCTTGCCCGCACCATGGTCTGGCGGTCCGCCTGGGCGGTGGACACCCAAGGGAGAAACTACGACTTCACGCTGGGATGGAAGGCGAAAATCTTCGCCTCGGAGGTCGCCTTCAACTGCGCCCGCTGGGGCATGGAGATATTCGGCGGGGCGGGCATCATGCAGGAGGCGCCCATGGAGAAGCTCCTCCGCGACGCGAGCACATTCCTCCACTCGGACGGTACCAACCAAATGCTGCGGCTCCGTACGGCCCGCGCCTATGCCCAGGGGGCCGTTTCATCGTTTTAAGGGAGCCCGCAATCGAGGTAAGATAGGTTAAAAGTGGCTGCGTAGGCCTTCCATTTTTTTGCAGCCCTTTTTCCGGTTGAGGACTTGTCGGATCTTCCCAGAGCATCGCCAATATCTTGGAAGAATGCATCTATCAGATGGTCCGCTCCACTCCACCGCCAAGGGCTGAACTCAACAACTTCGGGAGAGTCCGTCTGATTTTTCCTGAATCGCTCAACCACCATGTTCTTGATTGAAGATTTCCCGCTTCCCCAATCACCATAAAGACCCACAACGAGGCTATCTTTTCTTTTCCACCTTGCGATCGCATCCGCTATAGCATCAGCAAATTGCACTCGCCCGAGGAGGTCTTCATCCCGCGACGAAATGGAAATAGATGGAGTTTTTGCGGAGCACACCCCTCGCCTCCACCAAGAAATTTCGGCTTTCAAAGCTTTTCGAATATCGAAACGGCCCTGGCCTGGAAACCGCCCTGGTTTCCGGGCCTTTGGCGTTTGGAAAAGGTTTTTCGGCGACAAAAAAACACCCCGGGTGCCGGCCCGGGGTGCTCGTGCATCAGGGGGTACTGTTATTTGGTCAGCAGATCAACCGCCTGGGTTCCCTTCTGCATCGAAGCTGTGTGGTCTCCCGATTTGTGCAGATTCGTCGCCTCATCCAAAAGCGACACCGCCTTGTCCTTGTCGGGCCCGCTCGCCTTGGCCGCCAGGCGCTGGCCCGCTCCGATCAGCTTCGGACAATGAAACGCAAAGGCGCTGGTCGCCGAAAAACTGAGTGCCAAAAATCCCGCTGCCGCCACCAACATATAACGCTTGGACATTCCTCTTCCTCCTTCTCCGTGAAATTGCACTTCCGGTTTTGAGCGCACACCGCCGTCCACCCGGCGGACGCCGCCCGGCTTTAATCGCGCAAATAAAATCCGGACGCCTGTAACTTTTGCGACCCGATGCTGTTACCATAGGGAACACCCAAGGGCCTGAAAGGTTCCGCCGGGAGAATTTGTGTGGACGGAAAAAGATTAATTTTTTTTCGGCGCTGCACATGTTTTTCGTAATATGATTTTGGCTTCATCTCACCAGAACATATGAGAGGAATGGGTCCGATATGGCTTTGCAGGAACGGGAGATATTTCTGCGTGAGCTGGAGCGCCATTTCGACTCGCTCTACTCCTATTCCAGGTGGATGACCCGAAACAGCGAAGAGGCCGA
This DNA window, taken from bacterium, encodes the following:
- a CDS encoding acyl-CoA dehydrogenase family protein produces the protein MDFTLTEAQKAVQTLARDFAKREIAPVAAELDREPDWQKRMPWGLIEKASAVGLRQLPYPEEYGGGGADVLTCCLAGEELGVGDLGTAVNLDQTWKLHTILENMAPALKETWFRRLCDDPRFLTAIAITEPGVGSDHQGYYDDPSIALHTRAERKGGKWVINGMKHYISNGPVASLYVVAARTDRTKNLREGLTGFLLPRDTPGFTIGKVHEKIGQRLSMNAELLFKDVEVPDDHVILGEAKMFEIRGRLLACGKPEAAANCVGVGRAAFEKALAYARERVQGGKPIVEHQAVSTMLADMAIGLDLARTMVWRSAWAVDTQGRNYDFTLGWKAKIFASEVAFNCARWGMEIFGGAGIMQEAPMEKLLRDASTFLHSDGTNQMLRLRTARAYAQGAVSSF